The Zonotrichia albicollis isolate bZonAlb1 chromosome 9, bZonAlb1.hap1, whole genome shotgun sequence genome has a window encoding:
- the UBE2G2 gene encoding ubiquitin-conjugating enzyme E2 G2 — MAGTALKRLMAEYKQLTLNPPEGIVAGPMNEENFFEWEALIMGPEDTCFEYGVFPAILSFPLDYPLSPPKMRFTCEMFHPNIYPDGRVCISILHAPGDDPMGYESSAERWSPVQSVEKILLSVVSMLAEPNDESGANVDASKMWREDREQFNKIAKQIVQKSLGL, encoded by the exons aTGGCGGGGACGGCGCTGAAGCGGCTCATGGCCGAGTACAAGC AGCTGACCCTGAACCCACCAGAAGGGATTGTGGCAG GTCCCATGAATGAAGAGAACTTCTTTGAATGGGAGGCCCTGATCAT GGGTCCTGAAGACACCTGTTTTGAGTATGGGGTTTTCCCTGCTATCCTGAGCTTCCCGCTGGATTACCCGCTGAGCCCTCCCAAGATGAGGTTCACCTGTGAGATGTTCCATCCCAACA TTTACCCAGATGGGAGGGTGTGCATCTCCATCCTCCACGCTCCTGGGGACGATCCCATGGGCTACGAGAGCAGCGCAGAGCGATGGAGCCCCGTGCAGAGCGTGGAGAAGATCCTCCTGTCTGTTGTCAGCATGCTGGCAG AGCCAAATGATGAAAGTGGAGCCAATGTAGATGCCTCCAAGATGTGGCGGGAAGACAGAGAACAATTTAACAAAATTGCCAAGCAGATTGTGCAGAAGTCACTTGGACTTTAA
- the LOC102066672 gene encoding small ubiquitin-related modifier 3 isoform X2, with protein MSEEKPPEGAKTENEHIELKVAGQDGSVVQFRIKRHTPLSKLMQAYCFRQGLSMRYIMFLFDGKPIKEADTPAQLEMEHNDTIEVYQQQTGGGC; from the exons ATGTCGGAGGAGAAGCCCCCG GAGGGTGCGAAAACGGAGAACGAGCACATCGAACTGAAAGTTGCCGGGCAGGACGGCTCCGTGGTGCAGTTCAGAATCAAGCGGCACACTCCGCTGAGCAAGCTCATGCAGGCGTACTGCTTCCGACAG GGCTTGTCAATGAGGTACATTATGTTCCTGTTTGATGGAAAGCCCATTAAAGAAGCAGACACACCTGCACAG ctggagatggaacacAACGACACGATCGAAGTGTACCAGCAGCAGACAGGAGGAGGGTGCTAA
- the LOC102066672 gene encoding small ubiquitin-related modifier 3 isoform X1 yields MSEEKPPFSVQEGAKTENEHIELKVAGQDGSVVQFRIKRHTPLSKLMQAYCFRQGLSMRYIMFLFDGKPIKEADTPAQLEMEHNDTIEVYQQQTGGGC; encoded by the exons ATGTCGGAGGAGAAGCCCCCG TTTTCCGTCCAGGAGGGTGCGAAAACGGAGAACGAGCACATCGAACTGAAAGTTGCCGGGCAGGACGGCTCCGTGGTGCAGTTCAGAATCAAGCGGCACACTCCGCTGAGCAAGCTCATGCAGGCGTACTGCTTCCGACAG GGCTTGTCAATGAGGTACATTATGTTCCTGTTTGATGGAAAGCCCATTAAAGAAGCAGACACACCTGCACAG ctggagatggaacacAACGACACGATCGAAGTGTACCAGCAGCAGACAGGAGGAGGGTGCTAA